Proteins encoded within one genomic window of Amycolatopsis sp. 2-15:
- a CDS encoding hydroxyacid-oxoacid transhydrogenase: MTSPEHETVFTYGAPALKYGTGSSDEIGYDLTQYGVRRVLVVTDPTVAETGWPARIATGIESYGITTEVFDGVHVEPTDVSMQKAVDFARGSGPYDAFVAVGGGSSIDTAKAANLLTSNEGSLMDYVNAPVGGGRAPSNPLKPLVAVPTTTGTGSESTTVCVLDVLSLRVKSGISHLRLRPTLAVVDPRLTVTQPAGVTAASGMDILCHAAESYTAKPYTSFDRKKPEQRVPYCGSNPLADMFAEKSLSLLSWALPRAVRDGSDLEAREAMALAATFAGLGFGNAGVHIPHANAYPIAGQVREFHPDGYPGDEAMVPHGMAVSLTAPEAFRFTFSAAPERHLRVARLLAPDFEWAGNFEDHLPAVLVNLMREIGIPAGIGAVGYAESDVDSLVSGTLKQQRLLATAPREASEADLAGILRASVQLW; encoded by the coding sequence TTGACGTCCCCCGAGCATGAAACCGTTTTCACGTATGGCGCGCCCGCCTTGAAGTACGGCACGGGATCCAGCGACGAGATCGGTTACGACCTCACGCAGTACGGCGTTCGCCGGGTACTCGTGGTCACGGATCCCACCGTCGCCGAGACGGGGTGGCCGGCGCGGATCGCCACGGGGATCGAGTCGTACGGGATCACGACGGAGGTCTTCGACGGCGTCCACGTGGAGCCGACGGACGTGAGCATGCAGAAGGCCGTGGACTTCGCGCGCGGGAGCGGACCGTACGACGCGTTCGTGGCCGTGGGTGGCGGGTCGAGCATCGACACGGCGAAGGCGGCGAACCTGCTGACGTCCAACGAAGGCTCGTTGATGGACTACGTCAACGCGCCGGTGGGCGGCGGGCGGGCGCCGTCGAACCCGCTGAAGCCGCTCGTCGCGGTGCCGACCACGACGGGGACCGGGTCGGAGAGCACCACGGTGTGTGTGCTCGATGTGTTGTCACTGCGGGTGAAGAGCGGGATCAGCCACCTGCGGCTGCGGCCGACGCTGGCCGTCGTGGACCCGCGGCTGACGGTGACGCAGCCGGCCGGCGTGACGGCCGCGTCCGGGATGGACATTCTTTGTCACGCGGCGGAGAGCTACACGGCGAAGCCGTACACGTCGTTCGACCGGAAGAAGCCCGAGCAGCGGGTGCCGTACTGCGGGTCGAACCCGTTGGCGGACATGTTCGCGGAGAAGTCGTTGTCGTTGCTGTCGTGGGCGTTGCCCCGGGCGGTGCGCGACGGTTCGGACCTGGAGGCGCGCGAGGCGATGGCACTGGCGGCCACGTTCGCGGGGCTGGGGTTCGGCAACGCCGGCGTGCACATCCCGCACGCGAACGCGTACCCGATCGCGGGGCAGGTGCGGGAGTTCCACCCGGACGGCTACCCGGGCGACGAGGCGATGGTGCCGCACGGGATGGCGGTGTCGCTGACGGCGCCGGAGGCGTTCCGGTTCACGTTCTCCGCCGCGCCGGAGCGGCACCTGCGGGTGGCTCGGTTGCTGGCGCCGGACTTCGAGTGGGCCGGGAACTTCGAGGACCACCTGCCGGCGGTGCTGGTGAACCTGATGCGGGAGATCGGGATTCCGGCCGGCATCGGCGCGGTGGGGTATGCGGAGTCCGATGTGGACTCGTTGGTCTCCGGGACGCTGAAGCAGCAGCGGCTGCTGGCGACGGCGCCGCGGGAGGCTTCCGAAGCCGACCTGGCCGGGATCCTGCGGGCTTCGGTGCAGCTGTGGTGA
- a CDS encoding acyl-CoA thioesterase codes for MVSYPFWQTVPLRWKDNDVYGHVNNVVHYSVMDTVINTWLIDRGGLDIEAGEVIGLCVESRCQYHASVSFPGSLRVGLRVAHLGRSSVRYEIGMYTAAEVLVAEGQFVHVFVDRESRRPVEATGKLREALAELVTAG; via the coding sequence GTGGTGAGTTACCCGTTCTGGCAGACGGTTCCGTTGCGGTGGAAGGACAACGACGTCTACGGCCACGTGAACAACGTGGTGCACTACTCGGTGATGGACACGGTGATCAACACGTGGCTGATCGATCGCGGCGGGCTGGACATCGAAGCCGGCGAGGTGATCGGGCTGTGCGTGGAGTCGCGGTGCCAGTACCACGCCTCGGTGTCGTTTCCGGGGTCGTTGCGGGTCGGGCTGCGGGTGGCGCACCTCGGGCGGTCGAGCGTGCGGTACGAGATCGGGATGTACACCGCGGCCGAGGTGCTGGTGGCGGAGGGGCAGTTCGTGCACGTGTTCGTGGATCGGGAGTCGAGGCGGCCGGTCGAGGCGACGGGGAAGCTGCGGGAAGCGCTGGCTGAGCTGGTCACGGCCGGTTGA
- a CDS encoding cysteine hydrolase family protein, producing MRFDEEQLNPAKAAVVVVDVQNDYCHPDGACARRGEDVNAAKEMVPRLQALLAGARAHDVPVVFVQTAHEKATDSAALTVRSGGRSGVVCRAGTWGAEPFEVAPLPGETVVLKHRYSGFVNTRLDSVLRTLRAETLVMAGVSTNVCVESTARHGYMLDYHIAFMGDCCAAFTQAEHDAALVNIDKYFGAVMDADQLLGAWDSIAPRG from the coding sequence GTGCGATTCGACGAGGAACAGCTGAACCCCGCCAAGGCGGCCGTCGTGGTGGTGGACGTGCAGAACGACTACTGCCACCCCGACGGCGCGTGCGCCCGGCGTGGCGAGGACGTGAACGCGGCCAAGGAGATGGTCCCTCGGCTGCAGGCGCTGCTGGCCGGGGCACGGGCGCACGATGTGCCGGTCGTGTTCGTGCAGACGGCGCACGAGAAGGCGACCGACTCGGCGGCGTTGACCGTGCGGTCCGGCGGCCGTTCGGGCGTGGTGTGCCGGGCGGGGACGTGGGGCGCGGAGCCGTTCGAGGTGGCGCCGCTGCCGGGGGAAACGGTGGTGCTGAAGCACCGGTACAGCGGGTTCGTGAACACGCGGCTGGACTCGGTGCTGCGCACACTGCGGGCCGAGACCCTGGTGATGGCCGGTGTGAGCACGAACGTCTGCGTGGAATCGACCGCGCGGCACGGTTACATGCTCGATTACCACATCGCGTTCATGGGCGACTGCTGCGCGGCTTTCACGCAAGCCGAGCACGACGCGGCACTGGTGAACATCGACAAGTACTTCGGCGCGGTGATGGACGCCGATCAGCTGCTGGGCGCGTGGGATTCGATCGCGCCGAGGGGCTGA
- a CDS encoding cytochrome P450 codes for MTTARHAPDILSAEFAADPYSAYDIMLEDEPIVWHEGMNSYIVARYDDVARAFREPVFTTDNYSWQLEPAHGRTILQMSGREHSIRRALVVPAFRGNELEQKFRPVIERNSRQLIDGFRGRGEADLVQDYARHFPINVIVDMLGLDQSDHERFQRWYTAIIGFLGNLSQDPDVAAAGVQTREELAEYLIPIIQARRENLGDDLLSTLCSAEVDGTRMSDEDIKAFCSLLLAAGGETTDKAIASVFKNLLENPAQLEAVQADHGLIPKAFAETLRYTPPVHMIMRQPAEDIEIAGEHVPAGSTVTCLIGAANRDPRRFGNPNAFDIFRTDLPTETAFSAAANHLSFALGRHFCVGALLAKTEIEVGVAQLLEAMPNVRLADNADTHEAGVFTRGPSALPVRFSPN; via the coding sequence ATGACCACGGCACGTCACGCGCCGGACATCCTTTCCGCCGAATTCGCCGCCGACCCGTATTCCGCGTACGACATCATGTTGGAAGACGAGCCCATCGTCTGGCACGAAGGCATGAACAGCTACATCGTTGCCCGCTACGACGACGTCGCCAGGGCGTTTCGGGAGCCGGTGTTCACCACGGACAACTACAGCTGGCAGCTGGAACCCGCGCACGGGCGCACGATCCTGCAGATGAGCGGGCGCGAGCACTCGATCCGCCGGGCGCTGGTGGTGCCGGCGTTCCGCGGCAACGAGCTGGAGCAGAAGTTCCGGCCCGTGATCGAGCGGAACTCCCGTCAGCTCATCGACGGCTTCCGCGGCCGCGGCGAAGCCGACCTGGTGCAGGACTACGCGCGCCACTTCCCGATCAACGTGATCGTGGACATGCTTGGTCTGGACCAGAGTGACCACGAGCGGTTCCAGCGCTGGTACACCGCGATCATCGGCTTCCTCGGCAACCTCAGCCAGGACCCCGACGTGGCCGCGGCCGGCGTGCAAACGCGCGAGGAGCTGGCGGAGTACCTGATCCCGATCATCCAGGCCCGTCGCGAAAACCTCGGCGACGACCTGCTCTCCACGCTGTGCTCGGCCGAGGTCGACGGCACGCGGATGAGCGACGAGGACATCAAGGCGTTCTGCAGCCTGCTGCTCGCCGCCGGTGGGGAGACCACCGACAAGGCGATCGCCAGCGTGTTCAAGAACCTGCTGGAAAATCCGGCGCAGCTCGAAGCCGTGCAAGCCGACCACGGACTGATCCCGAAGGCGTTCGCGGAGACGCTGCGCTACACGCCGCCGGTGCACATGATCATGCGCCAGCCCGCCGAGGACATCGAGATCGCGGGCGAGCACGTGCCGGCCGGCAGCACCGTGACCTGCCTGATCGGTGCGGCCAACCGCGACCCGCGGCGGTTCGGGAACCCGAACGCGTTCGACATCTTTCGCACGGACCTCCCGACGGAAACCGCGTTCTCCGCGGCCGCGAACCACCTGTCTTTCGCGCTGGGCCGGCACTTCTGCGTCGGCGCGCTGCTGGCGAAGACGGAGATCGAGGTCGGCGTGGCGCAGTTGCTCGAGGCGATGCCGAACGTGCGGCTCGCGGACAACGCGGACACCCACGAAGCGGGGGTGTTCACGCGCGGACCGTCGGCGTTGCCGGTGCGGTTCAGCCCGAACTGA
- a CDS encoding iron chaperone: MASNNLDEYLEGFTGPARELLEQLHALASESVPEASEAIKWGHPAWIHPAGTILFVISGHAKHVNITFTPSTREAFDAELTTLETGKGTVKLPYGAPVPTDLLRRMIAYRLREFEDDGVLWN; the protein is encoded by the coding sequence GTGGCCTCGAACAATCTCGACGAGTACCTCGAAGGATTCACCGGCCCGGCGCGCGAGCTGCTCGAACAACTCCACGCGCTGGCAAGCGAATCCGTGCCGGAGGCGAGCGAGGCCATCAAGTGGGGCCACCCCGCCTGGATCCACCCGGCGGGCACGATCCTGTTCGTGATCAGCGGTCACGCGAAACACGTGAACATCACCTTCACACCCAGCACCCGCGAAGCCTTCGACGCGGAGCTCACGACACTCGAGACCGGCAAGGGCACGGTCAAGCTCCCTTACGGCGCACCGGTTCCGACGGACCTGCTCCGCCGCATGATCGCCTACCGCCTGCGCGAGTTCGAGGACGACGGCGTCCTCTGGAACTGA
- a CDS encoding cytochrome P450 — MTEHRPEVSTEDFVKLYGAQFQEDPATLYGRIRQDYGGVAPVLLDGDVPAWLVCGYREVHQVTSDSQLFARDTRRWNQWENVPADWPLLPYVAHNPSVMFTEALEHRRRAGAIGDALSSVDQFDLRAHCEQIADRLIDTFAGAGEADLITQFAMQIPLLAIAKMYGMPEAETPALVRDVAISLDVGPDAIPAYGRVQESMGRLLALKHRQPGHDVPSHMAQNPAGLTDAEIVQDLLVVTAAAQQPTANWIGNTIRLMLTDDRFAMTLSGGRGSVGEALNEVLWHDTPTQNFIGRFATRDTQLGGRRIRTGDLLVLGLAAANADPHVRPDLAGGAAGNHAHMSFGHGEHGCPHPAPEVAEVIARTTVEVLLDRLPDLSLSVPDEALKWQRSMWMRGLESLPVTFTPTYVASHVASWG, encoded by the coding sequence GTGACCGAACACCGGCCTGAAGTGTCCACAGAGGACTTCGTCAAGCTCTACGGCGCGCAGTTCCAGGAGGATCCGGCCACCCTCTACGGCCGGATCCGCCAGGACTACGGCGGTGTCGCCCCGGTGCTGCTCGACGGCGACGTCCCCGCGTGGCTGGTCTGCGGCTACCGCGAGGTGCACCAGGTCACCAGTGACTCCCAGCTGTTCGCCCGCGACACGCGCCGCTGGAACCAGTGGGAGAACGTGCCGGCCGACTGGCCGCTGCTGCCCTACGTGGCGCACAACCCGTCGGTGATGTTCACCGAGGCGCTGGAGCACCGCCGCCGCGCCGGCGCGATCGGCGACGCACTGTCCTCAGTGGACCAGTTCGATCTGCGCGCGCACTGCGAGCAGATCGCCGACCGGCTGATCGACACGTTCGCCGGCGCCGGCGAGGCCGACCTCATCACGCAGTTCGCGATGCAGATCCCCTTGCTGGCCATCGCGAAGATGTACGGCATGCCCGAGGCCGAGACCCCGGCGCTGGTGCGCGACGTCGCGATCTCGCTCGACGTCGGCCCCGACGCGATCCCGGCGTACGGCCGCGTGCAGGAGTCCATGGGCCGGCTGCTGGCGCTCAAGCACCGGCAGCCCGGCCACGATGTTCCGTCGCACATGGCCCAGAACCCCGCGGGGCTCACCGACGCCGAGATCGTGCAGGACCTGCTGGTGGTCACGGCCGCCGCGCAGCAGCCGACGGCCAACTGGATCGGTAACACCATCCGGCTGATGCTCACAGACGACCGCTTCGCGATGACGCTCTCGGGCGGGCGCGGCAGTGTCGGCGAGGCCCTCAACGAGGTCCTCTGGCACGACACGCCCACCCAGAACTTCATCGGCCGCTTTGCCACGCGCGACACGCAGCTCGGCGGCCGCCGCATCCGCACCGGCGACCTGCTCGTGCTCGGCCTCGCCGCCGCGAACGCCGACCCGCACGTGCGCCCCGACCTCGCCGGCGGCGCCGCCGGGAACCACGCGCACATGTCGTTCGGCCACGGCGAGCACGGCTGCCCGCACCCCGCACCCGAGGTCGCGGAGGTCATCGCCCGCACGACCGTCGAGGTGCTGCTCGACCGGCTGCCCGACCTGTCGCTGTCGGTGCCGGACGAGGCGCTGAAGTGGCAGCGGTCGATGTGGATGCGCGGGCTGGAGTCGCTGCCCGTCACGTTCACGCCGACCTACGTCGCGAGCCACGTCGCCAGCTGGGGCTGA
- a CDS encoding GTP-binding protein, producing MIVGGFGVGKTTMVRSVSEIRPLSTEETMTQAGVGIDQGLQGKTTTTVAFDFGRISLDERMVLYLFGAPGQERFWFLWDRLFSGTLGAVVLVDTRRLADSWYAIDRLEHHGTPFIVARNNFEPPAHDLDQVRAALDLSPEVPLIDCDARRRDSSKQVLISLVDHLYSLSTAQENQP from the coding sequence GTGATCGTCGGGGGTTTCGGCGTCGGCAAGACCACGATGGTCCGGTCGGTCAGCGAGATCCGGCCGTTGAGCACCGAGGAGACGATGACGCAGGCCGGTGTCGGCATCGACCAGGGCCTGCAGGGCAAGACCACGACCACGGTCGCGTTCGACTTCGGCCGCATCAGCCTCGACGAGCGCATGGTGCTGTACTTGTTCGGCGCACCCGGCCAGGAGCGCTTCTGGTTCCTGTGGGACCGGCTGTTCTCCGGCACGCTCGGCGCGGTGGTCCTCGTGGACACCCGCCGCCTGGCCGACTCGTGGTACGCGATCGACCGGCTCGAGCACCACGGCACGCCGTTCATCGTGGCGCGCAACAACTTCGAGCCGCCGGCCCACGATCTGGACCAGGTCCGCGCCGCGCTCGACCTCTCACCCGAAGTGCCCCTGATCGACTGCGACGCGCGCCGCCGCGACTCGTCCAAGCAGGTGCTGATCTCGCTCGTCGACCACCTCTACTCGTTGTCCACCGCCCAGGAGAACCAGCCGTGA
- a CDS encoding DUF742 domain-containing protein has translation MIRRAVEEEDPDRLYTLTGGRSRTEDLELDLVTIIVAESAPSAGMQSEHVRILRITLHPTSVVELSSELSLPVSVVKILVTDLLDSGKVSARHPSSALQRASIPDSEFLKKVLVGLRNL, from the coding sequence ATGATCCGCCGCGCTGTCGAGGAAGAGGACCCCGACCGCCTCTACACGCTCACCGGCGGGCGCAGCCGCACGGAAGACCTCGAGCTCGACCTCGTCACGATCATCGTCGCCGAGTCGGCGCCGTCGGCCGGGATGCAGTCCGAGCACGTGCGGATCCTGCGGATCACCCTGCACCCGACGTCGGTCGTCGAGCTCTCCTCGGAGCTTTCGCTGCCGGTGAGCGTCGTGAAGATCCTGGTCACGGATCTGCTCGACAGCGGCAAGGTCTCGGCCCGTCACCCCTCTTCGGCGCTGCAGCGCGCGTCCATCCCCGACTCCGAATTCCTCAAGAAGGTGCTCGTTGGACTCCGCAATCTCTGA
- a CDS encoding roadblock/LC7 domain-containing protein — protein MTQNTNLEWLLENLVGNTPGAVHALVLSKDGLKLCHTAGLTIDKADQLAAIAAGVQALSHGASAEFGDGSGGIRNSMTEFHGGILFIVEAGIGAHLAVIAAEDADVGLIGHNMDELVEQIGSFLTAAPRYAQAGPTA, from the coding sequence ATGACCCAGAACACGAACCTCGAATGGCTCCTGGAGAACCTCGTCGGCAACACGCCGGGAGCCGTCCACGCGCTGGTGCTGTCGAAGGACGGCCTCAAGCTCTGCCACACCGCCGGCCTCACGATCGACAAGGCCGACCAGCTGGCCGCGATCGCCGCCGGCGTGCAGGCGCTCTCGCACGGCGCGTCGGCCGAGTTCGGTGACGGCAGCGGCGGCATCCGCAACTCGATGACCGAGTTCCACGGCGGCATCCTGTTCATCGTCGAGGCCGGCATCGGCGCGCACCTCGCGGTGATCGCCGCCGAAGACGCCGACGTCGGCCTGATCGGCCACAACATGGACGAGCTGGTCGAGCAGATCGGTTCGTTCCTGACCGCCGCTCCGCGCTACGCGCAGGCCGGTCCGACGGCATGA
- a CDS encoding ATP-binding protein translates to MSEQLPARHAQQRGRAVPAAVAVPVTAVVAGALWAWVTLEVPEQNRVLVAVVAAVTWVALVVAVYLATRGSSALTEAEERARHAEHRAQVEARQMTAVNLELSMMVDQTLPAVVNRLRDGTSAADVYNSTQLPEDPFQNRIMRLFIDEVAQGERRRAAATAACANAAGRVQALSTSILADLREMENHCPEDMLGEVLKVDHSTAQAGRLADSIAVLTGARSGRRWAKPIRMESILRGAMGRIGAYTRVRIHSTSGSAIAGYAAEDVMHALAELMDNATKFSAPSEEVHVYVEDLHNGAVITIEDGGLGMKPQALMRAEIAVAQNEKLDLTTISGTRLGLAVVGQLARKHQLHVFFRPSSRGGTGVVLRIPNHLITQPRTDPFSDPISDAQPRREAVVSAVRTEERESTRGTLEPVLGESGGLPKRPRGQTLAASRQLAPSPGPRPTNRSHGDSGTRFGAFQQSRTRRVATSPAESQADADDND, encoded by the coding sequence ATGTCGGAACAACTGCCCGCCCGCCACGCGCAGCAGCGCGGGCGCGCCGTCCCGGCCGCGGTCGCGGTCCCGGTGACGGCGGTCGTCGCCGGTGCGCTGTGGGCGTGGGTGACGTTGGAGGTGCCCGAGCAGAACCGGGTGCTCGTCGCGGTCGTCGCGGCCGTCACCTGGGTCGCCCTCGTCGTCGCCGTCTACCTCGCCACGCGCGGGTCGTCGGCCCTCACCGAGGCCGAGGAGCGTGCCCGCCACGCCGAGCACCGGGCGCAAGTCGAGGCCCGGCAGATGACGGCCGTGAACCTCGAGCTCTCCATGATGGTCGACCAGACCCTGCCGGCCGTGGTCAACCGCCTGCGCGACGGCACGAGCGCCGCCGACGTCTACAACTCCACGCAGCTGCCGGAAGACCCGTTCCAGAACCGGATCATGCGCCTGTTCATCGACGAGGTCGCCCAGGGTGAACGCCGCCGCGCCGCCGCCACGGCCGCGTGCGCGAACGCCGCCGGCCGCGTGCAGGCGCTGTCCACCAGCATCCTCGCCGACCTGCGCGAGATGGAGAACCACTGCCCCGAGGACATGCTCGGCGAGGTCCTCAAGGTCGACCACAGCACCGCCCAGGCCGGCCGCCTCGCCGACTCCATCGCGGTGCTCACGGGCGCGCGCTCGGGCCGCCGCTGGGCCAAGCCGATCCGCATGGAGAGCATCCTGCGCGGCGCCATGGGCCGAATCGGCGCGTACACGCGGGTGCGCATCCACTCCACCAGCGGCAGCGCCATCGCCGGATACGCCGCCGAGGACGTGATGCACGCCCTGGCCGAGCTGATGGACAACGCCACCAAGTTCTCCGCGCCGTCGGAAGAGGTCCACGTCTACGTCGAGGACCTCCACAACGGCGCGGTGATCACCATCGAAGACGGCGGCCTCGGCATGAAGCCGCAGGCGCTCATGCGAGCCGAGATCGCCGTGGCGCAGAACGAAAAGCTCGACCTCACCACGATCTCCGGCACGCGCCTCGGCCTCGCCGTCGTCGGCCAGCTCGCCCGCAAGCACCAGCTGCACGTGTTCTTCCGCCCGTCCTCGCGCGGCGGCACGGGCGTGGTCCTGCGCATCCCCAACCACCTGATCACGCAGCCGCGCACCGACCCCTTCTCCGACCCCATCTCGGACGCTCAGCCGCGCCGCGAAGCGGTGGTCAGCGCCGTGCGCACCGAGGAGCGCGAGTCCACGCGCGGCACGCTGGAACCCGTGCTCGGCGAGTCGGGCGGCCTGCCGAAGCGCCCGCGTGGGCAGACGCTCGCCGCGTCGCGCCAGCTGGCGCCGAGCCCCGGCCCGCGGCCCACCAACCGCAGCCACGGCGACAGCGGCACCCGGTTCGGGGCCTTCCAGCAGAGCCGCACCCGCAGGGTCGCCACCAGTCCGGCCGAGTCGCAGGCGGACGCCGATGACAACGACTGA
- a CDS encoding glycosyltransferase 87 family protein, with protein sequence MDIGTWAHAQAERLRANRKRTLLFAGAAVVIVAAVLVAVGSFGLIDLQIYRFGALAVLHGDDLYGPLPLPTSGTPLPFIYPPFAAVVFTVMAIPPLPVAAVLMDLISLAALWVALHAAVRRLWRPTRTTALIATTALTVAALALEPVRETITFGQINLVLMALVAVDCLEPNPRWPRGLGVGIAAAIKVTPAGFLLFFLLTKDFRAARNALVAGAAATALGFLVASAASVKYFFGGGLTGAAGLSGSPYATNQTIEGALHRLNLPSLPYHVLWLGLSAFVVCAAAVVMRRVDQPLAFVVNATAVLVLSPISWSHHWVWIAPALLVLATRVRTTGQAVALAVGALVFVLAPHSFVPSSDFRELAWTPWQHVIGDSYLLLALGFLTWQVVATQPASVVLEERKPFSPLIGRNS encoded by the coding sequence ATGGACATCGGCACGTGGGCGCATGCGCAAGCAGAACGGTTGCGCGCCAACAGGAAGCGCACGCTCCTGTTCGCCGGGGCGGCGGTGGTGATCGTCGCGGCGGTGCTCGTGGCCGTCGGCAGCTTCGGGCTGATCGACCTGCAGATCTACCGCTTCGGCGCGCTGGCCGTTCTCCACGGCGACGACCTCTACGGCCCGCTTCCCTTGCCGACCTCCGGTACCCCGCTGCCGTTCATCTACCCGCCGTTCGCGGCCGTCGTCTTCACGGTCATGGCAATCCCGCCGCTGCCGGTGGCGGCCGTGCTCATGGACCTGATCTCCCTCGCCGCCCTGTGGGTGGCTCTCCACGCGGCGGTCCGCCGGCTCTGGCGGCCCACCCGTACGACGGCGCTGATCGCGACCACCGCGCTCACGGTCGCCGCCCTCGCGCTCGAACCGGTGCGGGAGACCATCACCTTCGGGCAGATCAACCTCGTCCTCATGGCTCTGGTCGCCGTCGACTGCCTCGAGCCGAACCCGCGTTGGCCGCGCGGCCTCGGCGTGGGCATCGCCGCCGCGATCAAGGTGACCCCCGCCGGGTTCCTGCTGTTCTTCTTGCTCACCAAGGATTTCCGCGCCGCCCGCAACGCCCTCGTCGCCGGTGCGGCCGCCACCGCGCTCGGTTTCCTCGTCGCCTCGGCCGCCTCCGTGAAGTACTTCTTCGGCGGTGGCCTCACCGGCGCGGCGGGCCTCAGCGGCTCGCCGTACGCCACCAACCAGACGATCGAAGGCGCGCTGCACCGCCTCAACCTGCCTTCCTTGCCGTACCACGTGCTGTGGCTGGGCCTGTCGGCTTTCGTCGTCTGCGCCGCCGCGGTCGTGATGCGCCGCGTCGACCAGCCGCTCGCCTTCGTGGTCAACGCGACGGCCGTGCTCGTCCTCTCTCCGATCTCGTGGTCGCACCACTGGGTGTGGATCGCCCCCGCGCTGCTCGTTCTCGCCACGCGCGTCCGCACCACCGGCCAGGCCGTGGCGCTGGCCGTCGGCGCTCTCGTGTTCGTCCTCGCGCCACACTCGTTCGTGCCGTCCAGTGACTTCCGCGAGCTCGCGTGGACGCCCTGGCAGCACGTGATCGGCGACTCCTACCTCCTGCTCGCCCTCGGTTTCCTCACCTGGCAGGTGGTCGCGACGCAACCGGCTTCGGTCGTGCTCGAAGAACGGAAACCGTTTTCCCCACTCATCGGACGGAATTCATAA
- a CDS encoding LysR family substrate-binding domain-containing protein — protein MTGPDAPPSFTLGYVPGVTPGKWVRTWQERLPKVPLILNAVNPPEATRKIHDREVDAALLRLPIDRTGLHAIPLYVETTVIVVPKDHVVAAADEVTLQDLADELFLHPHDDTLDWPHPPGKLAEHRPETTADAMELVAAGVGLLVVPQSLARLHHRRDLTYRPLADVPESQVALSWLEDETTDLMEQFIGIVRGRTVNSTRGKAPEPKQPKQAKAKANPKSPKPPRKPQRQGKKPRRRS, from the coding sequence GTGACCGGCCCGGACGCACCGCCCTCGTTCACGCTCGGCTACGTCCCGGGCGTGACGCCCGGTAAGTGGGTCCGCACCTGGCAGGAGCGCCTGCCGAAGGTTCCGCTGATCCTCAACGCGGTCAACCCACCGGAAGCGACCCGGAAGATCCACGACCGCGAAGTCGACGCCGCGCTCCTGCGCCTGCCCATCGACCGCACCGGGCTGCACGCGATCCCGCTCTACGTCGAGACCACGGTGATCGTCGTGCCGAAGGACCACGTCGTCGCGGCCGCCGACGAGGTCACCCTCCAGGATCTCGCCGACGAGCTCTTCCTCCATCCCCACGACGACACCCTCGACTGGCCCCACCCGCCCGGCAAGCTCGCCGAGCACCGGCCGGAGACCACCGCCGACGCGATGGAGCTCGTCGCCGCCGGTGTGGGGCTGCTCGTGGTGCCGCAGTCGCTCGCCCGGCTGCACCACCGCCGCGACCTCACCTACCGGCCCCTCGCCGACGTCCCGGAATCGCAGGTCGCGCTGTCCTGGCTCGAGGACGAGACCACGGATCTGATGGAACAGTTCATCGGCATCGTCCGCGGCCGCACCGTCAACAGCACCCGCGGCAAAGCACCGGAACCCAAGCAGCCCAAGCAAGCCAAGGCCAAAGCCAACCCCAAATCGCCCAAGCCGCCCAGAAAACCCCAGCGGCAAGGCAAAAAACCCCGCCGCCGCTCCTGA
- a CDS encoding DUF5997 family protein, translating to MTSRKTPQTMKPATAAKKLGVYLEATPSSFQEGAVSRDELNALQTDPPEWLRDLRRNGPHPRPVVAAKLGISIGGLSRAGLTEPLTTAQIEEIKAAGPDWLERERATQAEVRREAAKVKGSEG from the coding sequence ATGACCTCGCGCAAGACCCCTCAGACGATGAAGCCCGCCACCGCCGCGAAGAAGCTCGGCGTGTACCTGGAGGCGACCCCCTCGTCGTTCCAGGAAGGCGCCGTCTCGCGCGACGAGCTCAACGCCCTGCAGACCGACCCGCCCGAATGGCTCCGCGACCTGCGACGCAACGGCCCCCACCCGCGTCCGGTGGTGGCCGCGAAGCTCGGAATCTCCATCGGCGGGCTGTCCCGCGCGGGGCTGACCGAGCCCCTCACCACGGCGCAGATCGAGGAGATCAAGGCCGCGGGACCGGACTGGCTGGAGCGGGAACGCGCTACGCAGGCCGAGGTGCGCCGGGAGGCGGCGAAGGTGAAGGGGTCGGAAGGCTGA